Genomic DNA from Prunus persica cultivar Lovell chromosome G1, Prunus_persica_NCBIv2, whole genome shotgun sequence:
TGGTGCGTTCGGTCTCTGCTTCATGGAACAGAGCCATCACAGACTCAAAGACAAGCTGGGACTTTCATCGAGCACCTGGTGTGCACACAAGAGGTCGCTCCGCAGCTGTCCAAGGGGTCGTCCATGGAGTCCACAACCAAATTTCAGGCATTCCAAGGGGTCGTCCCAACGTGCGTCCGCCTCTGTTAGTAGTGGTCTGGTCTTTGCATCTATAgctttattaaattttaatttcatttctttcagaTGGATGAAAGAAGATGGGAAGACTTAAACATAGACTGTATGGTGAATATTTTGGGAAGAGTTGGTATGGAGTCGCTGCTTTTGGATGTGCCTTTCGTATGCAAGTCGTGGTACAGAGCAAGCCTCAATCCTTCATGCTGGGAACGTCTCATTTTTCCAGACGTTAAAAGTAGCTATTGGAATTGGAGTATTATTTTATAGCTGAAAATTGGGTTGATGACCCCTTGCTACAAAGATTTGTCCACCAATATCAAATTGATGCGAGTCACTTCTCGACCACTGCGTTTATTAAGTTCGTCGTCAATCGTAGCAAAGGACATGCTACTGCTCTCAGGCTACCTCCATATGCTTCAGAAACAGACTTGAAATATGTTTCAGATGTGTAAGTTTCTCCTCCAGTATTTCAGCatttatgttaattttgtttttgaatgttcaattgggttttaatttgCTCCCCCCGCATATAATTGGGTCATCGTGTTTGTTTTTGCAGGTGTGGTGACCTCAAGAGTGTTGGATTTCCTGCGGATTTAGTTTACGACAAATCAGGTGTAATAACAGAGCTGATTGGTAAGTGGAAACGTTTGGAGTGGTTGACGTTGGGAAGCAGCTATGATTTGGTGAAAATCCTCTCACAGATCAGCATTCACTGCAAAGATTTTTGGGGCTTACGTGTGtctaattctaatatttttaacGATGAGGCTATTGCAATTGTCAACTTCCTGCCTAAGATTAAGCATTTGATCTTGAGGGATGCACATATTGATCGGGATGCTCTTATGAAGTTACTGCAAGGTTGCACGGAGCTTCAGGTTCTGGATGTCCGTGATTGTATTGGTTTTAGTGAGGATGATGGGGAAATTTTAAAGCTTGCTTCTCATATTACTAATTTCAGCTGCAAGGGCTCTAGagagtatgattatgatgatgatggtttCTATGAAGGAGGCAGTTTTTTGTTTGACGATGTGGTATATGATGGATATTATTCTGATTAGGCGTGCCGGACTGAATTTTCTTTGGAGAGTTTACTCTTGTTAACCTTGTGTTtctccttttactttcatttattttcatattactccatttacttaagtttacaatgtaaataaggaaataccccccatttggattcaaataaaaatactagaaaatcaaattatcaccaaatcaaattttcactcttgcactccttttaagaaacttttttgaaccgttggatgtactcactcttgcactccttttaagaaacttttttgaaccgttggatccGTTGGatgttacatccaacggtaggTGACCACAGTCTCTTGGAccttgtggtccaagagatcggggcTGCTATAGATAAACCCTacactatttaatttctacaaacaaaccaaaaaaaaaaataacccaaaaaatgacagctggtcttattgaatttaattttgattattaaattactttgacgccctattgagtgttttgagtttttttatgaggttttggggttgtgcTTGTTTTAAGGAATCgatgacagttttgtaatttataagaagttaaaagcctctttgttatgttgtaaatgggctttgagtgtgttttcaaagtccatttcatatatagttttcttttttttaataatttagacttctatattgagtataatcataataatgaatctccaaaaaaaaaaaaaaaaacctccacATCGATTTCTTACCCTATGGTCTCTGCTGTTCCTTGCGGATCAAACTCAAGCACTCAATCAATAGGTTTGTTTACTGTGAACATGTGCATAAACAATACAGCCATAGATATTTCCCGAGAACGAACCAAATGAATAGATTAACCCATTTTTGGTCTGCATATTAACAATTCATCAATgttaaaaaatggaaagaaataaACAGATGAGAATAAATCATTTTCTATAATAGATTAGTACATAAATTGTcccaaatttattattttttgatattccAGCTTAGGTCACCTCACTTCCTTgagtcttttatttttgttggtatCAATTGTACTTGTTTTTGCTTTccctaaagaaaaataataataataatggcGAGCATGGGTTGCATAATTGCATTGCCTATATCTCAACAGAAAAGTCTTAGATTTAAGGTCATATTtactttctcattttctctataaATTTTTAAGTAGATTAGCTGTAACACtccgaccccaaatttaacctttatttaaattatttaattatttaaaggcattttggtcatattcttaaccggagagagtttggggcagtgactagtatttttggataggtcgtactgagacgagttcatagacacgtagtgggctcgaatcggagttgtaacgagaaagatatggtcaaaagaaatccagtggcacaatcgtaaatatttcaaaataggattttttataaaaactcagatttctctctctctctctctctctcccgcgaactctctctctcccgtcggtctctctctctctcctcgtaacTCCAGCCACCAGCCACGGCTGTggacggggccggtaccaaagTGACCAGGGCGTCGTCCTTTTCCAGCCCCAGCCGTCTCTCGCCTCCAGCCGCCGCGgtttcgccggaaaatggagaagaagcggccGGCGTAGTTCGATCTTcgccgccgtcgatctccctcctccggccgccatttctggcgatcaaggtatggaaattTATCCCTTCTGCAtactctagctgatggttgggtaggattagatcgattcttagcgtagccaattcgattttcgaattgaaattcggtcggttttgggatcgcgattccggccacttccggtcagtttttggggtaggcccaagaacaaaagtggctccaaatagggtgttatacctagggtaggagtttggagccgtggttgtGAGATTTTTAGGCGAAGCTTTATCGCTTtaggcacccacgcgctgccggtgCGTGCGGCGGGGCGTGGGCATTGTATAAAAagttcggacgtcgtttgactatcgaacggacgatcgcatattgtgcgttatccgggttcgataggttgggaccgttgaatggtcccaaatttaatatatgttaatctaggtatttttaggatcgtgtaggaattcacggattgtgaatcggagccccggatgttctgAATAATAagttaaagtttatattttatattaactgtcagatcgtgcgatcgtgagcgatccgaccgtccgatctaaaccaaacttgcaggacgagtgtcctataccttgtaaAACCCGTAGGCATTTTTGGATCGGAATATGGAGGTCGCGGGCCccgcaggtccgtttgacccatggttgaccgtgagtctcccagAGTAATCTCACTTTCCCAGGGGGGATTATCGAGTGCTCGACCATTGTGGAGGGTTATAccatattagaattaatttatataattataattttatatgtttgtacaagggtacaaaagaggctagaatgtcagtttggagtgctatacgcactaccttaggtacctccccggattttggttacattacaagtaccaccaagtgaaagttaggtctcacgtggcgtaggttatccggcgtgcggaCAGACCCTatatgtggcgttggttgtaccggcgtatggggaaatttgtaatatgatgttcaggtctcacgtggcgtaggttatccggcattgACACAGgcctcatacgtggcgttggttgtaccggcgtatggggagattatgtgatattgtgttgaggtcacacgtggcgtaggttatccggcgtgtcgacagaccccatacgtggcgttggttgtaccggcatatggggagatatgtgatatgatgtgcaggtctcgcgtggcataggttatccggcgttgagacagaccccatacgtggcgttggttgtaccggcgtatggggagattatgtgaaatatagagaaatgaaataaggtatcgcctaagtgtggaattgggttttatggaagaactacgtgtggcttgatccctcaaggagggtacataggcagcctaaggttattaggtgcagccgcagactaaatgttagtcataaaatttatttgaattgtttgtttAGTGGGTTTGGTAgtagttgagaattattggaaggccgaaggccatttatgtggattgcataaaattatattgtgcatgctgccagttgtgaatattaa
This window encodes:
- the LOC18791070 gene encoding putative F-box/LRR-repeat protein 23 produces the protein MTMRDELYSSRKIYATLIYASRMMDERRWEDLNIDCMVNILGRVAENWVDDPLLQRFVHQYQIDASHFSTTAFIKFVVNRSKGHATALRLPPYASETDLKYVSDVCGDLKSVGFPADLVYDKSGVITELIGKWKRLEWLTLGSSYDLVKILSQISIHCKDFWGLRVSNSNIFNDEAIAIVNFLPKIKHLILRDAHIDRDALMKLLQGCTELQVLDVRDCIGFSEDDGEILKLASHITNFSCKGSREYDYDDDGFYEGGSFLFDDVVYDGYYSD